From Labrus bergylta chromosome 22, fLabBer1.1, whole genome shotgun sequence, one genomic window encodes:
- the LOC109981594 gene encoding synaptopodin-2 isoform X1, with product MGTGDYICVTLRGGAPWGFTLKEGEGDTYRPLIVTQVEEGGRAFLGGVQDDDEMVSLNGEPCADLTLSKALELINASIDCLQLLVKRYSIIPSEVSESETSCCERDSPGEVLESTTLHIVSAKHRSQSPKELFISRDEVSHEDLDSNTEFPKRPQLICTQLHAPSFGDQRGQEENDGVAQRCLSPGGMVELQVSLSAQTLDDVGCSSLGSALGIEGEYSNREAIITIPTTTTTTTSFNVPSSVREPLGQRGVVLSSPSMLGQVEVILQQQPAASEAGRGILSVGGPKVGGSLGSQSEGEEGGGHCKGVPGSLTVSFGIPPEEGTPAEEQDSDSEGDQEKPNKHRAKHARLRRSESQSEKQLKEAKSKCKRIALLLTAAPPNPNNKGVLMFKKHRQRAKKFTIVSYGTGEDEPEYSDEEDEENEEDKQGTQTVALTLFAPNNSEIDKQFLGNAQRGKGVLTINLDKGLLEIEKSLKNQEEMECLPETKGKGALMFAQRRLRMDEISAEHEELRSHGIPVEGVLEVEKKIAEHSYMQSTTEGHAYMDVNIHQQSQHQQQQYQEQQYYEQQQKYQQQQQQYQQQQHNYQQQQQQQQQQQQQQQYQQQYQQQQYEQQQQHYQQQQMYQQQQVYNQEQQMQHYSTNINGTVQQQTSEMQSSFSNRTAKPFSAENIEPTPYSPAMSGTNQDSMGQGEQIASRDERISTPAIKSGLLMDARRRNVGKPMFTFKDAPKLSPNPALLNLLNRGDKRLGFESGGEEDYLSLGAEACNFLQSSRGKPKIPPPVAPKPVINPNSPLWSPQLEVTNQDMPQQAENSLTTPAVAPTTETTLAPELEPTPAPAPEPSPLPAPQEATASNTTEDQHTWTLQPESQQQQLQVSTQEENCQMNSTLQQEHAPMTSWSTAQTEAQQQPPTNSWPPTQVQPQEPTPSQSPPQPPWVTRQPPQAQVQPPSNTWTPQIQPSWSPPQEQTQAQAQPPWVQPQEQPHPQPQFQPSWTHTPEQPNLQQIQPTWSQPQDPMRQQPQAQWAQPSQTDSQHQPPWVSQQQQKSQPPWVQQVQPESQPQPPWVQQPQHQAAQQAWPQVQAQGQPQPPWVSAQPQQQQQPSMNTWPPSNAQAQVQPPWGQAAQTQPPAQPQGNLNPWAPVPPHSDSQPSWAQNPSMNSWAQDQNPAHQQPPWAQPVPSQPAPQSNWQQSPSKTPPQPPVNTWPSTQSQPQRPENAWIPQPQQTPVNAPTSIMNPRPSPKPWNPPQSSPQSRTPPPPPQRMHSFTIGQRVSSPINPMATVLNPSSQGSAFEMPAVRGKGADMFAKRQSRMEKFVVDSETVEANKASRPPSPVASLPNEWKYTPNVRAPPSRSFNPIQSPSYPPAATKQPPPSNPSSKAKKKEKQKPAPKPLNVIDVMKHQPYQLNSSLFTYGPAAEAAKPPAPKPECPPPNPPVENQPIHYEPMATVQQAGQYSAQYPQQAYGMPMQPLMHDGHYQQNPVNAYPPSNPYQQPPGVSYQQSYNQQYQQPAPPLYQPQSPQSPNSPYQQAPYQQANNTPYQQAPQTPYQPANSPPYLAAPSAPYQPQPPSSYVAPSFPIAARPESVSGGSAAAAPKPRFTAKKSSAQVWKPTAVEKE from the exons ATACAGCATCATCCCCTCAGAAGTCAGTGAATCAGAGACATCCTGTTGTGAGAGGGACTCTCCTGGTGAGGTTCTAGAGAGCACCACCCTCCACATTGTCTCCGCAAAGCACAGGTCCCAGAGCCCCAAGGAACTCTTCATATCCCGGGATGAGGTCTCCCATGAGGATTTGGACAGCAACACAGAGTTTCCCAAGAGACCCCAGCTGATTTGCACTCAGCTACATGCTCCCTCATTTGGGGATCAGAGAGGCCAGGAGGAAAACGATGGAGTTGCACAGAGGTGTCTCTCCCCTGGGGGCATGGTGGAGCTCCAGGTGTCCCTCTCTGCGCAAACCCTGGACGACGTGGGCTGCTCTTCTCTTGGGAGTGCTCTTGGGATCGAGGGAGAATATTCAAACAGAGAGGCCATTATAACAATaccaacaaccaccaccaccaccacatctTTTAATGTGCCCAGCTCTGTTAGAGAGCCACTCGGCCAGCGTGGAGTGGTCCTCAGCTCCCCTTCCATGCTGGGGCAGGTGGAGGTCattttgcagcagcagccagcagcaTCAGAAGCAGGGAGGGGCATCCTGAGTGTGGGTGGCCCCAAGGTCGGTGGAAGCTTAGGATCCCAAAgcgaaggagaagaaggaggagggcaCTGCAAGGGAGTCCCTGGGTCATTGACTGTCTCATTCGGAATTCCCCCAGAAGAGGGGACACCAGCGGAGGAGCAGGACTCTGATTCTGAGGGGGATCAAGAGAAGCCCAACAAGCACAGGGCAAAGCATGCCA GGCTCAGGCGTAGCGAGAGTCAGTCAGAgaagcagctgaaggaggcCAAGTCCAAATGTAAACGTATAGCTCTTCTTCTTACGGCTGCTCCGCCCAACCCCAACAACAAAGGGGTGTTGATGTTCAAGAAACATCGACAAAGGGCTAAGAAATTCACAATTGTGAGCTACGGCACAGGAGAAGACGAACCAGAGTACAGTGACGAAGAGGACGAGGAAAACGAGGAAGACAAGCAAGGAACCCAAACTGTTGCGTTAACCCTTTTCGCTCCAAACAATTCTGAAATAGACAAGCAATTTCTTGGTAATGCCCAAAGAGGAAAAGGTGTGCTAACTATCAACTTGGACAAGGGTCTCCTTGAGATCGAAAAGAGCCTGAAAAACCAAGAAGAGATGGAATGTTTGCCTGAAACCAAGGGTAAGGGAGCTCTGATGTTTGCCCAACGGCGTCTGAGGATGGATGAGATTTCTGCTGAACATGAGGAGCTAAGGAGCCATGGTATTCCAGTGGAAGGAGTTTTGGAGGTAGAAAAGAAGATAGCGGAGCACTCCTACATGCAGTCCACAACAGAGGGCCATGCTTACATGGATGTAAATATACACCAACAAAGCCAACATCAACAACAGCAATATCAGGAGCAGCAATACTATGAGCAACAACAGAAATaccaacaacagcaacagcaataccagcaacaacaacataactaccaacaacaacaacaacaacaacaacaacaacaacaacaacagcaatacCAACAACAgtatcagcagcagcagtatgaacaacagcaacagcatTATCAGCAGCAGCAAATGTATCAGCAGCAGCAAGTATATAATCAAGAACAGCAAATGCAGCACTATTCTACAAACATCAATGGCACAGTCCAACAACAAACCAGTGAAATGCAGAGCTCTTTCAGCAATCGTACTGCAAAGCCTTTTTCAGCAGAAAACATAGAGCCTACCCCTTATTCTCCCGCGATGAGTGGGACCAATCAAGATTCTATGGGCCAAGGAGAGCAGATAGCTTCACGAGATGAGCGCATTTCTACCCCTGCTATTAAGAGTGGTCTTTTGATGGATGCAAGGAGAAGAAACGTGGGCAAGCCTATGTTCACTTTTAAGGATGCCCCAAAATTATCACCAAACCCAGCCTTGCTAAACCTCTTAAACAGGGGTGATAAGAGGTTGGGCTTTGAGTCAGGAGGTGAGGAAGACTACCTCAGCCTTGGAGCTGAGGCTTGTAATTTCCTCCAGTCTTCAAGAGGTAAACCCAAGATTCCTCCACCGGTTGCTCCAAAGCCTGTGATCAACCCCAACTCTCCTCTTTGGTCCCCACAGCTAGAGGTGACAAACCAGGACATGCCTCAACAGGCTGAAAATAGTTTGACCACACCTGCTGTAGCCCCCACCACAGAGACTACTCTTGCTCCAGAACTAGAGCCAACCCCTGCACCTGCCCCTGAGCCCTCTCCCCTTCCTGCCCCCCAGGAGGCTACTGCCAGCAACACAACAGAGGACCAGCACACATGGACTCTCCAGCCAGAATCTCAGCAACAGCAATTGCAAGTTTCAACTCAAGAGGAAAATTGTCAAATGAATTCTACGCTACAGCAAGAGCATGCTCCTATGACTAGCTGGTCTACAGCACAAACAGAAGCTCAACAACAGCCACCTACCAATTCATGGCCTCCAACTCAAGTGCAACCCCAGGAACCAACTCCAAGTCAGTCCCCACCACAACCACCATGGGTGACACGTCAACCGCCCCAAGCACAGGTTCAACCGCCCTCAAATACTTGGACCCCTCAAATCCAGCCATCATGGAGTCCGCCTCAAGAGCAAACACAAGCCCAGGCGCAGCCGCCATGGGTCCAGCCTCAAGAGCAACCACATCCTCAACCCCAATTTCAGCCATCTTGGACACACACTCCCGAGCAGCCAAATCTGCAGCAAATACAGCCAACTTGGAGTCAACCCCAAGATCCAATGCGGCAGCAGCCTCAGGCCCAATGGGCACAGCCATCACAAACAGATTCTCAGCATCAACCACCATGGGTGTCACAACAGCAGCAAAAATCCCAACCACCTTGGGTTCAACAGGTTCAGCCAGAATCACAGCCACAGCCACCATGGGTTCAGCAACCACAGCATCAGGCTGCTCAACAAGCATGGCCACAGGTTCAAGCACAAGGCCAGCCTCAACCACCTTGGGTTTCAGCTCAGCCtcaacagcaacagcagccaTCAATGAATACATGGCCTCCATCAAATGCTCAAGCTCAAGTCCAGCCTCCTTGGGGCCAAGCAGCCCAAACACAGCCTCCTGCACAGCCCCAAGGCAATTTGAATCCATGGGCACCAGTACCTCCACATTCTGACTCCCAACCATCATGGGCCCAGAACCCTTCAATGAATTCTTGGGCCCAAGATCAAAACCCTGCTCACCAACAACCACCTTGGGCTCAACCAGTTCCAAGCCAGCCAGCACCACAGTCAAACTGGCAACAGTCCCCTTCAAAGACTCCCCCACAGCCACCAGTGAATACATGGCCTTCAACTCAGAGCCAGCCTCAGAGACCTGAGAATGCCTGGATACCACAGCCTCAGCAGACACCTGTGAATGCTCCTACCTCGATAATGAACCCTCGTCCCTCTCCAAAACCTTGGAATCCACCACAAAGTTCTCCCCAAAGTCGGACTCCTCCACCTCCGCCACAGCGAATGCACTCTTTTACAATTGGCCAAAGAGTTTCATCACCCATCAACCCAATGGCCACCGTCTTAAATCCATCTTCCCAAGGTTCAGCTTTTGAGATGCCAGCAGTAAGAGGGAAAGGAGCTGATATGTTTGCCAAGAGGCAGTCCCGAATGGAAAAGTTTGTTGTGGACTCTGAGACTGTGGAAGCAAACAAGGCAAGCAGACCACCATCCCCAGTTGCTTCATTACCCAATGAGTGGAAGTATACACCCAATGTACGTGCTCCACCTTCACGGTCTTTTAATCCTATACAGTCCCCTTCTTATCCCCCAGCAGCAACAAAGCAGCCTCCGCCAAGTAACCCTTCATCCAAAGCcaagaaaaaagagaagcagaagcCTGCACCTAAACCCCTTAATGTTATAGATGTTATGAAGCATCAGCCCTATCAACTTAATTCTTCACTCTTTACCTATGGCCCAGCAGCAGAGGCTGCCAAGCCCCCTGCACCTAAACCTGAATGTCCTCCTCCTAACCCACCTGTAGAAAACCAACCAATTCACTATGAGCCAATGGCTACTGTTCAGCAAGCTGGACAGTACAGTGCCCAATATCCACAGCAAGCCTATGGGATGCCCATGCAGCCTTTGATGCATGATGGCCACTACCAACAAAACCCAGTTAATGCTTATCCTCCCTCAAACCCTTACCAACAACCTCCAGGTGTTTCATACCAACAGTCATATAACCAACAGTATCAGCAACCTGCCCCACCTCTTTATCAACCCCAATCCCCTCAGTCTCCAAACTCTCCCTACCAGCAGGCCCCTTACCAACAGGCCAATAACACCCCCTACCAGCAGGCTCCACAGACCCCTTACCAGCCAGCTAATAGCCCTCCCTACCTAGCAGCTCCCTCAGCACCTTACCAGCCACAGCCTCCCTCAAGCTACGTTGCTCCTAGTTTTCCTATTGCGGCAAGGCCTGAATCTGTATCAGGTGGCAGCGCTGCAGCTGCTCCTAAACCTAGGTTTACTGCTAAAAAGAGCTCGGCTCAGGTTTGGAAGCCTACTGCAGTGGAGAAAGAATAA